The following nucleotide sequence is from Mesobacillus jeotgali.
CCAATGACGTCAGTTTTGTCGATTTTATCGATTATTTTGATTTTCACCTTCCTGGTCACATCTGCAGACTCTGCTACCTATATTCTTGCCAGTATGACGACATCAGGAAGTTTGAACCCTCCAAGATTCGCGAAAATCGTCTGGGGTTCACTAATGGCAGCCATATCTGCCGTGTTGCTATATGCTGGCGGGCTCGAAGCATTGCAGACTGCTTCATTGATTGCCGCCCTTCCATTTACAGTCTTGCTTCTGCTGCTGATGTTCGCGATTCTTAAACTCCTGAAAAAAGAACCACTGCCAATAAGGCCGGCAGATTTAAGGAGATTCAGGAGATTAGAGAAGGCAGCGAGCAAGGAGCCTGAGAAAAATAAAAAGTGACGTTAACATATCTTAAATAACAGCATAAATGCAGATTCAGACTGTAGACAGACCCGGATGAGAAGCGGGAATGTCTGCAGTCTGTTTTATTTTGGAGAGCGTCCGGTTCATAGTGGCGTGGTTCGTAAGGGGATTGAAAGAAAGGGTTGCATTATTGGTTAACCTGCCTCACCTTTTGATAATGTGGCTGAAGGATCGTCTTCGGTGATTTCCTGACTAAAAAAAACTTCCCGCTAGCCGATATAATTTCCATATCCATCATGAAAAAACTACTAAGGGAAGTTTGCCAACATGTTTATAACTCAAAAACCAGAAGATATAGTTATTTTTCAAGGAGAATATTCACTGGCGATCGTATTTCTTTCGATAGTCATTGCTTTTCTCGCATCTTTTACTGCCCTTTCACTAAACGAAAGGATTAGAAAGAATGGCTTTTTTGGGCGGAATTTTTGGCTGATCCTTGCTTCTATTGCAATGGGAATGGGAATTTGGGCTATGCATTTCATCGGCATGAGTGCTTTTAGACTTCCGGTGTCCATGCAATATAATCTTACAGCGACTGTTTTATCTGTTTTTCCAGCGGTAATGGCGTCATATCTGGCGTTTTATATTTCAAATCGGACGAATTCAACTCGCTGGCCGCAAGTGATTGCTGGCATTACGATGGGGATTGGCATTGCTTTGATGCATTATATCGGTATGTCTGCAATGGAAATGGATATTAAATATGCTTATCGTCCATTCCTTTTTATCCTTTCGATCATGATTGCCATCCTGGTTTCCTATGTTGCGTTATACATATTTACAAGCCTGCAAAAATTCATGGGAAACTTTTTTGTTAAGCTGATCACGTCCTTACTGATGGGAATAGCTGTCGCCAGCATGCATTATACAGGCATGGAGGCAGTTGTTTTTTACACGGAAGGAGAGGTGTTTCCGGCTCCTTCGCATGAACATCATCTGAATTATAGAATGCTCATCGTATCCGTGACTTTGGGAATTGGAGTGATTTTGGGGCTTTCGGGATTATCCAGCTTGCTGGACCGTTATGTCGATTTTCGTTTGAATCACTTCGACTCTTTAACCGGACTGCCAAATAGACGCCAGTTTGAAAAAATGCTCTCTGTCTCTTCACCAGGCAGCCTGGCAATCATCCATATACATGGACTTGAAAAGTGGAATAGACGATATGGATATGAAGTGGGTGATGAAGTCATAAAGGCAGTAAGTGAAATTCTTATCAAGATGAAGCCGGCGTTCTGTATACTTTACAGAATAGAAGGCAATCGGTTTGCCGTGATCCTAGAAAGTGAACGGGATAATGAAACACTGAAAATTTCCATGGAAAGAATTATGGCTATGATGAAAAAACCATTGATCATTAATGAAAAGAAATTAGTCATTGAAATGGTTTGTGCCTTAACCTCTTCGGAAGGGAATGACCGCGCTGAACTATTTGCAAATACATTGGCAGTGATTCAGCATTCTAACACAGCATTTAATCATGCAGTGATTGAATATGATCCAAAAATCCATACCTTGGCATTTGAACGGAATCTGATTCAGGATATTGACAGGGCGATGCAAGAAAATGAACTTTATGTTCTTTACCAGCCGAAAGTATGTTCCAGTACGCGGATAGTATCTGGAGTTGAAGCGTTGCTGCGATGGAAGCATTCGGTGCATGGGGTGATTTCACCAAGCATTTTCATACCGATTCTTGAAGAAAACGGGAAAATGCATGAAGTGACAGATTGGCTCATTGACCATGTGTGCCAGCAAATCAAATCCTGGAAGTCTCGAGATCTGCCAATTTTTAAAGTAGCAATCAATATTCCAGGGTCCTATTTCACTTCCCCACACTTAATGGAAACATTGAAAGAAAGCGTGTCAAAATATGAAATTCACAGCAAGTATCTCGAACTTGAAATTACAGAGACGAGTGTAATTGACCAGATAGAGGATGCAATAAGAGCAGTAGGTGCTTTCAAGGAATTTGGTTTTACTGTTGCCCTGGATGATTTCGGGACGGGGGTATCATCCTTATCTTATTTAAAGCGGTTGCCGATTTCGACTATGAAAATTGACAAGTCCTTTGTCGACGATGTACCTCAATCAGAAAAGGATTCCGCAATTATGAAAGCAATCGTTAGCCTTGGACATTCGTTGAAACTGAAAGTGGTAATTGAGGGAGTAGAAAACGAAGAACAGATGAAATTCCTATCCTCAAATTCCGATAATCCAATTATCCAAGGTTATTATTACTCTAAACCGCTAGATGCCAGAGAGCTTGTTGATTGGGTGAATGGTTTTAACGAACTTGCTGTCTGAGTAAATATTCCATGAATTTGTTAATAATTTCAAAATATAAATGAGGTATCTTCATTTTTATGGCGATACAACTAAAACAGAGGAGAAAAGTAAATGAATTTATCCATTTCACAAATTAAAAAGAAGTCTCTAGCTTCGTTGAAAGGAAAGTGGGGCATCGGTGTTGCTCTTACTTTTATTGTCTTTTTGGTCACTTCGATTGTGCCGTCGATTGTAGAAATAATATTAAGCGGCGGATTTTCTCAGTGGGCTAACCAAACTGAAACCCCTTTAATTGCCGATATTGTTAATCTATTTATCTCGTTTTTATTCATCCCGCTGACCGTAGCCAGCTACTGGTTTTACCTGGTCATTGCGAGATGGAATGACCCGAAGATTTCTGATGTCTTTCTGGTGTATAAAGAATGGGTGCTATCACTGAAGTTAATCGGAACATCCATCCTTGTAGGGATATTCACGATACTATGGTCATTGCTGCTGATTATACCAGGCATTATCAAAGGGATTTCTTATTCACAAGTGTTTTTCCTGCTGAGGGATAACCCTGAACTCTCTGCACTTGAAGCAATCACAGAAAGTAAAATCAGGATGAAGGGCTATAAGTGGAAATATTTCCTGATGAATCTTAGTTTTATAGGGTGGGTCTTCATTGCCATCTTTACTTTAGGAATCGGTTTCTTGTGGCTGACTCCGTACATCAGTACAGCTAATGCTACTTTTTATAATGAATTGATTGCACCGCAAGACCATGAAGAGGCAGAGCCTGCTGACTTGGAAAGTTAATGTTTAAAGTCCCAGCTAATATTCAGCTGGGATTTTTTATTGCCGAAGAGGTATTCTCCTCTATTTCCCTGGGGGGGCAGGGCGAGTGGTCATGCTCTTGATCATGCCATTTCATAACAATTGTAAAAGATTAAAGGATAATTGTGGAAAAAGCCGAATACTATTAGTTCATGAAAGATAAGAATTGAGGGGAAATATGAAAATAGACAGATCTACGTTATGTTGGGCGATCAGAAAGAAGGGTTCAGTCCGACTTTCGGTCACCTGGTGTCGATGATGGATTATGCGCGTGTTACAACCCTGGAAGAAGTGAAGGAATCTCAATTGAGGAGCTGGATTTCCTCGTTCATGATGAAGCAAACTCGATTGGCATGCTGCTTGCACATATGGCTGCCGTTGAAAGAATCTATCAGATTGTTACTTTTGAGAAAAGGGACCCAACTGTGGAAGAGGAAGAAGCCCTGGCAGCAGGTCTAGAACTTGGTGAAAAAGGAAGAGCGGCATTCATAGGGTTTCCTCTCGAACATTACCTTGCCGACCTCCAGGCTGCACGGGAAGATACATATCGTACATTCCGGACACTTTCTGATGAATGGTTGTTTGAGCAGACGAACTGGTGGTGGAACGAGCCGGGAAACAATTATTTTAAATGGTTCCATGTCCTTGAGGATGAATTGAATCATCGATGACAGATCAGGATAATTAAGAAGATATACAGTAAAGGAAAAGTGCGCGTCGTGAAATAAATCCAACTTTGTATTCAATAGCAGCAAAGTTTGAGAAAAGAGCCTAAATAAATTATCAGAGACTGCGGAGCAATCTGCAGGTTTTCATATTAATAGAATAGTCAGATAATATATAATTAGTTAAACGAGCTATAAGGGGGCTGTAAAATGAATAAACTATATAAGGATTTTCTGTTCTTTCCTGATATTAGTATCTTAATTGTTTTAATATTATCAGGAGTCGGAACATCTCTATTCATGGGGGTTACATGGTACATGTTTTTACTTTTCATTATTGGGATGGTTACCTTTGCTTTCAGCGAATACTTTACTCACCGATTCTTTTTCCATATAAAAGCTCCGAAAAATCCTTTATTCCTAAGGTTCATGAAAAGAATCCACTATGATCATCATACAGATCCTAATAACTTAAAACTTCTATTCCTGCCTTTGTGGTACAGCCTTCCTGGTTTTTTCGTCCTGTCTTATCTTTTTTATCTCGTTTCTAATAGCTTCAACCTGACAATTGCTTTCGGAACCGGTCTCATGACGATGCTATTGGTCTATGAATGGAAGCATTATGTTGCCCATCGGCCAATTAAACCAAAGACCAAATTCGGTCGCTGGGTGAAAAAAGTTCATATTCTCCATCACTATAAAAATGAAAATTTCTGGTATGGAGTCAGTACTCCGCTTGCCGACTTTCTATTTGGGACCTTTAAAGATGAAAAAAATGTCGAAACAAGCAGAACGGCTAAGGCATTGGGAAAACGTATGTAATCAGTTACTGGCCTGATTCCCTTTCAAGGCAATCAGGCTATTCATTTGTTTTTTGGATGAAAAAAACAAAATTTCTACATTTTTTTGAAACCTATTTACATGACAATCGTATTACATATCAAGAAATAAATGGAATAAGGGAGGGTGCTTGGTACATCTTAGCAAGGGGTGAGTAAAAATGGAGCTGTTTGGCATGCCATTAGAAACGATTTACTTTTACGGGTTGGTCATTTCAGGTGGAGTTACGATTATTTATTTGTTTTTCGGTGATGCCCTAGAGGGACTGACAGAAGCTATTCCTTTTGTGAATCCAACTTTAATTTTTTCCTTTGTTGCGATTTTTACAGCAGGCGGGTATTTAGGTGAAGTTTTTACAAAGCTGCACAGTATTTGGATTGCAGCTGTTTCTGCAATTATTGCTCTTATTCTAGTAACTTTGCTGAATGTGTTTGTGCTGATTCCACTATCAAATGCCGAGGAATCGCTCGTGTACAAAGAAAGTGATTTAAGAGGGAGAATCGGAACTGTCATTACTGGTATTCCAGTCGACGGCTATGGTGAAGTCATGATCGAGAATATCAGCGGCCGCATCTCTAAGCCGGCAGTCAGTTTTACAAAAACAGAAATACCTTATGGAAAAAAAGTACTGATCATCGATATTGAAAATGGTGTTCTGCAGGTCAAGTTGTATGAAGAATTAGAGACTTATATTTAGGGGGAAAAGGTATGGATATTATGTTTATTGTTATTGGTTTTGTTGTTTTCCTTGTCATCGCTATGATAGCCGTTTTCATCACCAAATATAAAACGGCTGGACCAGACGAGGCCCTGATTGTAACGGGCAGCTTTTTGGGAAGCCGCAATGTGCACACGGATGAATCGAATAATAAAATAAAAATCATCAGGGGCGGCGGTACATTCATCTTCCCTGTATTCCAGCAATCACGTCCATTAAGCCTGCTTTCAAGTAAACTTGAAGTAACCACTCCGGAAGTTTACACAGAGCAAGGAGTGCCAGTAATGGCTGACGGAACGGCAATCATCAAAATTGGCGGCTCTATCAGTGAAATCGCAACTGCAGCCGAGCAGTTCCTTGGAAAAACGAAAGAAGACCGGGAGAATGAGGCGAAGGAAGTTTTAGAAGGGCATTTACGTTCGATTCTCGGATCGATGACTGTAGAAGAAATCTATAAGAACCGTGATAAGTTTTCGCAGGAAGTTCAGCGTGTTGCATCACAGGACCTTGCAAAAATGGGACTTGTCATTGTGTCGTTCACAATCAAGGATGTCCGAGATAAAAATGGTTACCTTGATTCACTTGGTAAACCTCGTATTGCCCAGGTAAAGCGTGACGCCGATATCGCCACTGCTGATGCGGAAAAAGAAACACGCATCAAGAAAGCGGAAGCAGATAAAGAAGCGAAGAAAGCGGAATTTGAACGTGCGACTGAAATTGCTGAAGCCGAAAAGATTAATGGTTTGAAAATGGCAGAATTCCGCCGCGAGCAGGATATTGCCAAAGCACGTGCTGACCAGGCATACGATTTGGAAAACGCCCGTGCTCAGCAAGAGGTAACAGAGCAGGAAATGCAGGTTAAGATCATCGAGCGCCAAAAGCAAATCGAGCTCGAGGAAAAAGAAATTCTGCGCCGTGAGCGCCAGTATGATTCCGAAGTCAAGAAGAAGGCTGACGCTGACCGCTATGCTGTTGAGCAATCCGCAGCAGCCGATAAGGCGAAGCAAATTGCCGAAGCAGATGCGAATAAATACCGTATTGAAGCAATGGCTAAAGCCGAGGCAGAGAAAGTCCGTATGGATGGTCTTGCGAAAGCGGAAGCAGAAAAGGCGAAGGGTGAATCCGAAGCTGAAATCATCCGCCTGAAAGGTCTAGCCGAAGCAGAAGCGAAAGAAAAGATCGCCGAAGCATTTGAACAGTTCGGCCAGGCCGCAATCCTCGATATGATCTTGAAAATGCTTCCTGAATACGCGAAGCAAGTTGCTGCGCCACTTGGCAACATTGATAAGATCACCGTTGTCGATACTGGCGGCAGTGACTCAAACGGCGGAGCAAACAAGGTAACCGGCTATGCGACCAATTTAATGGCAACACTTCAAGAGTCCCTTAAGGCATCATCAGGAATCGATGTGAAAGACCTAATCGAAAACTTCTCAGGAAAAGCGAACGTAAGACACAGTATCGATGCCCTGACAGACGAAATTCGCGAAAACAAGACTGAAAACAGGATTGAAGCTGTGATTAAGCAGGAAGAATAGAATGAAAAAAATCCGTCTGGAGCTTTTGCTCCAGGCGTTTTTTTGGATTTACATTCAAGTGGGCAAATTATAGATTTACGATTGATAATGCCTTCTAAATTATTATGTAACGATTTAAACGGCTTGGAATCTGGAAGTATGCGTGGTTCGCTGCTTTGATTCTAAATAGCCAACAGAAAAAGTTACCTAAATATTCACAAATTAAAAATGCTTTTTGGATTAGAATAAGCTTAAAGAAAGGAAGTGGACTATGTTACTTAAAAAGAGAACTGAATCAAAGGAATTGATAGTACTGCGCTACCTGAACACACGAATGGAGTTGGCCGCAAAGGATAAATTCAATCTTGCGAATTTGGAAAAAGGGTATAGAGGGGAGATTGAATTTGATCGGGTGACTGAAAACCTCTCTGAGGAAAGGTATATAATAGATGACCTGCTACTCCAGTTAAATAATTCATATTTTCAAATTGATAAGGTAATAATCTCTGCGGGCGTCATTCATCTATTGGATGTGAAATATCACGAAGGTGATTATTACTTGGAATCGGATAAATTGTACTCCGTGAAGAGTGGCCGCGAGTTCAAGAATCCAGTCATACAATTAAAGAGAAGCGAGACACTTTTTCGCCAACTGCTTCAAAACCTCAAATTTAATTACCTCGTCCAGGCTTCTGTCGTTTTCAACAACCCTGAATTCACCCTCTACCAAGCCCCAATGGACCTGCCAATCATTTTACCAACCCAGATTAATCGCTTTTTAAGAGAACTAAACGATACTCCTTCAAAGATGGACGAAAGCCATAGATTACTCGCCCAAAAATTGCTTTCATTACATCAGGATAAGAACCCTTTTACCAACCTACCTGAATACAATTATGAACAATTGGAAAAGGGAATGTATTGCAAGGCTTGTGGTTCTTTCAATACTGTGATTAAAAACTATGACTTAGTCTGCGGTAAATGTGGTAAACAGGAAAGGATTGATCAAGCCATTCTACGATTTATCCAAGAAATAAAAGTGCTTTTTCCTGAAATTAAAATCACTACGCAGATTATTTATGAATGGTGCCAAGCAAAAATTAGCAAGAAGACAATAACTAGAGCTTTAAAGAAGAACTATGTATCAACTGGTAGAACTTGTGATACTTATTATGAATAATTCTATAAATCATTTCTGGTCTTATAATTGCATTTTATTACATCAATAATTGTTATTGTACAAGGGTTTGGACAGGTTTCAGACGGAACAATCAGAACCTGACCGAAGTAGCCCTGTGTTCGGACAGTATTCAGGGGGAACGAGCAAAAGCTGTCTGAAGTAGCCCAGTGTTCGGACAGGTTTCAGGCGGAACAAGCAAAAGCTGTCCGAAGTAGCCCAGTGTTCGGACAGGTTTCAGGGGGAATGAGTAAAAGCTATCTGAAGTAGCCCAGTGTTCGGACAGGATTCAGGGGGAACGAGCAAAAGCTATCCGAAGTAGCTCAGTGTTCGGACAGGATTCAGGCAGAACAAGCAAAAGCTGTCCGAAGTAGCCCAGTGTTCGGACAGGATTCAGGGGGAATAAAGCAAAAGCTGTCCGAAGTAGCCTTGTGTTCGGACAGGTTTGAGGCGGAACGAGCAAAAGCTGTCTGAAGTAGCCCTGTGTTCGGACAGGTTTGAGCAGAACAAGCAAAAGCTGTCGAAGTAGCCCTTGTTCGGACAGGTTTGAGGCAGAACAAGCAAAAGCTGTCCGAAGTAGCCCTGTGTTTGGACAGGATTGAGGCGGAACAAGCAAAGCTGTCCGAAGTAGCCCAGTGTTCGGACAGGTTTCAGGCGAAACAAGCAAAGCTGTCCGAAGTAGCCCAGTGTTCGGACAGGATTCAGGGGAACGAGCAAAAGCTGTCCGAAGTAGCCCAGTGTTCGGACAGGTTTCAGGGGAACGAGCAAAGCTGTCCGAAGTAGCCCAGTGTTCGGACAGGATTCAGGCAGAACAGCAAAGCTGTCGAAGTAGCCAGTGTTCGGACAGGTTTCAGGCGGAACAAGCAAAGCTGTCCGAAGTAGCCCAGTGTTTGGACAGGATTAAGGTGGAACAAGCAAAGCTGTCCGAGTAGCCCAGTGTTCTGACAGGTTTCAGGCGGAACAAGCAAAAGCTGTCCGAAGTAGCCCAGTGTTCGGACAGGTTCCAGGCGGAACAAGCAAAAGCTGTCCGAAGTAGCCCAGTGTTCGGACAGGTTTCAGGGGAACGAGCAAAAGCTGTCCGAAGTAGCCCAGTATTCGGACAGGTTAGAGGCAGAACAAGCAAAAGCTGTCCGAAGTAGCCCAGTGTTCGGACAGGTTTCAGGCAGGACAGCAAAAGCTGTCCGAAGTAGCCCAGTATTCGGACAGGTTTGAGGCAGAACAGCAAAGCTGTCCGAAGTAGCCCAGTGTTCGGACAGGATTCAGGGGGAACGAGCCAAAGCCGTCCGAAGTAGGCAAATATTCGGACAGATTTCAGGCAGAACAAGCAAAAGCCGTCCGAAGTAGGCAAATATTCGGACAGATTTGAGGCGGAACAAGCAAAAGCTGTCCAAGTAGCCCTGTGTTCGGACAGGATTCAATCAAAAGATGTTGCATCGTGTTTTTCCAGTTTCGGTACAATAAAACCGCCTGAGCCAACTCCAAGAGCTCAGGCAAAATCAAAAACTATTCTTTTACCTCAGGTTTCAGCCATCCCTGGAAATAACCTTTTGCCTGCGGGTGGCCTGCCTTTTCAAAAATTTTGATCACATCATGCCCAGAGGCGTTTTTATTTGTATACTCGTTGACATATGTCTTCAGAGCTTTATTCACTTTTCCGGCCTTCACTAGATAGTCCAGCTCAGCGTACATATTGTAACCATGTAGATTCATCATAACGATATAATCATTGATGTTTTTAAAGTCGCTTAATGGGCTGCTTAAATACTGGCCTTCTTTTTGGATTCTTGCGATCTCGTCCTGCTGCTTTAGTTGATCTTCAGTGGAGATCTTAGCCATGTATCCTTTCTCGCCCATATACGTTTTCAATGAATAGCTTACGAGACTTTCATTTACCCATGGTTCTTTATAACCCTGGCTTCCGACCAATCCAGAAAGCCATTGGCGGATTACACCATCTGTCATGCTGAGAGAAGTATAGCTGTTATCTGAAAAATTGTAACCAGCAGTGAAGATCATTCCCTGGTAAGCCATTTGCGGGCTGCCTTCTCCAGTCCGGATAATGTCCAGTTCCTTATAAGGTAATGTTGAATTGAAAAACTCCTCAAAATAATCAATCGATTGGCCAGCACCCATTGCGTTCCTGTTTGCTGTTTGCTGTTTGTCAGTCGAGGGGCGGTACCAAACATTCACAAGGGTTTCATTCTGGCTCATGAATCTTTCCGTTTGATAATATTGTGTATCCAATAAGGCGATCGAGAAATCGCGCACACCCTCTATCTTGGCGCTATACTTCTTGCTTTCACCTTTAACTTCTGTTGTCGCATTAGCTTCTTCTGCATTCGAAAGGATCTCGTATTTAGCAGGGGCTTTAATGGTTACATCATAGTCAGCTGTTTCGCTGTAAAAAGGAGTTCCAATAGGTGAATACGGATCAAGATTCCAGCCGTTTTTATCATATACAGCCTGTAGCGGCAGGAAACTGCCAAGCCAAACTGCGGCATAATCATAGCTTGCATTGCTGTAATTCGAGGGGAGCTGGAAGTTAAATTTAATGTCCAGTTCGGCAGTAGACTTGGCTGTCCACTTATCCATTTTAATTTCTAAAATAGTGCCTTCCACTTTAAAATCAGCATTCTGATTATCCACTTTTATGTCTAAAATATCGATCCAGCCAGGTGATGGTGAGGGCCCACGAACGAATTCCCATTCCGGCCCATCAATCGGTTCCTTGAACTGGTTAGGGTACAGATGAAAAAAGATTTTATCCTGTTCGGAACCGGTAGTATTAGTTGTTACAACATGCAGTGTTCCCTGCAATGTTGCTTCAGTATCCAGATAGGTCAAGTCGGCCTTATATTTGACTGGCTCATGCTCCGTGTTGGTAAAGCTGTAGCTAAATAAATCTTTAGCCTCTTTTGGTTCAGTGGATGCACCAACACTTTTTTCCTCTTTGTTCGTTTTTTCATCTGCAAAAAACTCCGCATACGAAAACACACCCGCCCATAGCACGAAAGACACCGTCAATAAGGCGGTGAACACAGGCTTAGGGTATTCTGAGATATGTTCAGAAGCCCTGATTGCGAGATTATCAATGAACCGGTAAACCTTATACCGGAGCAAAAATCCGCGGACCATCCTGAGTTTTTCACGGATAAAGTCACTAACATACTTCTTACTTACATATTCTGTCTCTGGCTGCTCAACAACGCCTATAAGTGAAAAATTTCTGGATAAACGAGTGTCCATTTTGACAGCCTGTTCGTCAGCCTTATTAGCCCTATTCCTTGCCGGAACTCGCCGGCTAAATGATCTTCAATACCTTTTTTCATCCAATTTACAATAATCGCGATAAAAGCAATGATCAAAATCGGGCTGTAGGCCATCCATGGAGCTCTTCTGATCAGCCAGAAGTTTTGCCCCGCCATTCCTGCAAGTTCGTTGGTGATCGTTCTGTATATCAGTCGAGGTGAGTCAGTTAACGCTGTCGGGTGCGGACCGCCCAAATACAATGAAAAAATACCTAGAAACGTTAACAGCTGTAAGATTGTTAGGATTTGCTGTGTAGTTAATAACAACAAATGAGATTGGACATTTGGCCAAACATGCTTTTTCAAGGTGTGAAACTTGCTTCCGCCCATTAGTTTTGAACTTAGAACATAAGGCTGTTGCTCGATTTCATCCATCATATCAAGGATGTAATAATAGACACTTGGAAGACCAATCAGCAGCATGATAATTAATTGATATTCCAAAATGACTATTGCTGAGTATCCGGTTGGTGATGCTGCCACTGGAAGCATCAAGATAATCCCGACAAGCAATTGAGGGATATATCTGAACGGCCAAAAGAAAGCAGTGAAGTACCGTTTAAAGCTCGGGTAGAATAATGTCGTTACAAGCGCCAGTAGTGTACCAATCAAAAGGCGGGCGAGTGTGATGCCCAATATTGCGCCAAGAGTATATTTCACTCCAACAAGAACAAGGTTAACCATGCTTCGTGCACCCAAATCTGTCCCGAGCGGGAAGATTAACGACGGGGGAGCAGGCGGAGCAGCGACAAAGTTTCCATCCTCATCGAAAATAAGCGGTTCATTGCTTTCAGGCATCAGTTCTGTATTCCAGCTAATCAGGAACAATGTTACAAGTATCGCCGAACCAACCAGCATATTCCGATGTTTATGATTATTGATATAGTTAAATATTTTTACGATTATCTTCAGGACAGATTTCAGAAAAAGAAACAATCCCCTTCGTGCTTGTTGGGGACTCAGTTCTTTTGTCTCCTCGACAATCCTGGTTAGGCCATCGCTTGCTTTCGTGACAATCGACGATACCGCAGACGTGAAAATACACTTAATCCTTTTCATATATCCATCCCCCGGACACTTCCAAACTTTTTGCCAATCAACCAAACAAATCTCTCCACTAGAACGACAGGAAGCATGAAAACTCCTACATAAAAGAAGATATTCACAGGAGAAGTACTATGAATCTGCAGCAGTTTATTAAGCTCCTGAATGTACCCATCAAGAACAAACATGTGTTCAACGAGTACCAGGTTTGTCAAAACCATAAAAATGATGGTCTTGAAGTGGATGGAGACTACCGGCACGATATTCCGGGTTAAATGTGAAAAAAGAAGCTGCAGCTTAGATAACCCTTTTGCCTGGCCTAAAAGGATGTATTGCTTTTCGAATTCTTCTTCCATGACCTTGATCAGGTATTGAGCAAAAAATAAGGAGGGAAGGAGAGAATTAATGATCATCGGGAAGATAATCGGCTCTTTGCCTGCCAGTCCGTACATAGTGACAAGGCGAATATTGAACTCCCTGTTGAGCATGAACAAAAACATCTGCATCATGAAAATAACCAGCAAATCCGGAATTCCCTCAAAGAAATTCAGGATATTCTTCGCTCTGATTCGCTGTTTATGAGGAAGATTCATAAATAGATAGGCGATCACACTTCCAATAAAAATAGTGAACAACAGACTAAAGAAAATAAGTTCAAGAGAAT
It contains:
- a CDS encoding ABC transporter permease subunit → MKKIIHYPFLFLTSISGLIFFMAFPRLFDFRASGSTHLGFQLSGFLKAIEATALQFFKRESWQFFESWNTETVIDRYTYSLELIFFSLLFTIFIGSVIAYLFMNLPHKQRIRAKNILNFFEGIPDLLVIFMMQMFLFMLNREFNIRLVTMYGLAGKEPIIFPMIINSLLPSLFFAQYLIKVMEEEFEKQYILLGQAKGLSKLQLLFSHLTRNIVPVVSIHFKTIIFMVLTNLVLVEHMFVLDGYIQELNKLLQIHSTSPVNIFFYVGVFMLPVVLVERFVWLIGKKFGSVRGMDI